TTATCCCTGTCCGCTAACTGATGTAAACAAACGTAGGTTAAGTTCCCAGCCAGCTTGCTTGCCTGGCATATCCAGCAAACAAGCTGTTTAGTAAAAGAGGCAAGCGCCACGACAAAACGGTGACTTGCTTGgttgaaaaatctgttttacaCACAGGCTGACAGCAAGAGATACAGCAGTACAAGCTAGTGGAGGAGATTAGCTAAACTAGCCAGGAAGCTTGGCTGCTCAGCGTGTCTCGCATAGCGTTATGTGTAATAGATGCACAGCTAGCTTGCTAACAGACCTGTCAGGGAGCTGTTTGTAAGACTTAGTAAGGCAGAACGTATacagtttcatttcatttaacacCGTAGGATTTTGATAAATGCCTGTCAACAACGAATGACATTCAGACGTGGTAAGTCTGAAATAGGTCTGAACTCTGATGCCATATTAAAGGGGGCTTCCACCGATTTCTCAAATTTCTATATAATGCAgtggatgtaaacaaactcagtCAGActgggttgatgtgaaatggttcatttgcaGAGAAGTCTACaggctctgatttctttacagtggtggtgatgggaaccagagttCCTAATGTCTACAACTCAAGTGTGAGCATTTTATTTCGTGTCCAAACCCCACTAGtcaacctacacgtgtctttctgttttcatgTAACGTCGATTGTGGTTAAATTATTGTCagtctaaaaaaaaatgttttctttggtaCTGTTTTGCAGCACCCTTCATATAccatgattaaaaataaatggcttaaaataagttttagaccaaaactttatcacaaatcCACTGTAAAACGATGTCTCATACCTCAGGCAGTGTGTTCATAACCATAATTCATAGTTTAATGcgataactttctgtgagggagcttttagagaaggacgtctggttccgaactgtgaacagttctggctctgtaagtttctgtagaatgaagcatttcacactaaacctctttaagtgttttgtttacatataaaccatttaaatatgtagaaaatgtgagtggagttcccctttaagttaaTTGTTCATCTACGGTAATGCACAAGTTACCTAAGATCCCAACTCTGATGACCTACTTCTATTTGTACAGAGCACCTGGAGCAGCCTGTTTCAGTATGGCATCAGGGGGTGATCGGCAAGAGACTGTACGTCCACCAACACACATGAATCGACTGAGCAAAGAGAGATCCCCCTACTTACTGCAGCATGCACACAACCCTGTTGACTGGTGAGCGCCTCCTTAGAGGAACTTGTATTGCTGTATTGCTGTACTTACGGAAtcatatcttacattttctgTACAATGAATATGTTTAACATTTGTGTAGATATTCCAAAAAAATAGTCACATTAAAtttttacataaccattttccaacctctctttgtcccttaacgttaaacaggctgttttcggtactgtttgtttaatgactgatttatgtaaatgatgtcTGTTCTCATTTGCTGCCcccctgtattgtgtctcattcagaAAGTGTAAGTGAGTGAGAGTTTAATGGCTTTAAGCTGAATATGTGAATTTTTACTTTTCATGATATAGGACCTTTTAATGAGAAGAtgcatttgtttaaaaaaaaatacacaacaaCCCTTCAAAAACAAGAATTTATTATCAGAGCCTTTTCACAGTTTAGTGTTTGCAGCATTAAGGGCCCATTTCAttaaacaaatgtgtttttcttctttttaataataagaaaaaccaAACGTTTTATGCTTCATATAAACATTGCTAAAATTTCACAACATACAGTTCAGTCCCCAGTGTATGGAGGCTAAGCTACAAAACCAGTCTGTTCTGAAATATCTGTGTCTgttatgtcacaaaaaacaacgcATTTACTCATATTCAGTCTGCTCCACCTATGCATGTTGAAGTTTTAAGGAGCGGCCCAGACTGTTTTTTGAATGTAATACTatacagggcaaccaatcagagcagaggtcatttaaatatttgttatattatatattcttaaaggtgcaaaaacaaaatcagcctgtttaattctaaagaataaagagaagttggaaaatggtcgtgtaaaaatgaaatacaactgGTTTTGGTACATAGAACAATATTAACACTAACGTAGACCTCAGTAGTAAAATAAcattcaagaaaaatgtaggatatgggatctttaatgtatttataatgtGCAGCTATTCATTAAATGCAcctctgcttctttctttttttgtttcaggTTTCCATGGGGAAAAGAGGCATTTGATAAGGCAAAAAGTGAAGACAAGCCCATTTTCTTGTCAGGTAGTATTAGTCGCTTCTGAAAACCTGAAACCCTTTCTGTCATTTTGCCCACTTTGCCATTTACACAGTACATTGTACTCTGTCACAGTGGGTTACTCTACTTGTCACTGGTGTCACGTGATGGAGAGAGAATCATTTGAGGATGAGGAGATTGGGAAGATCCTGAGTGACAACTTTGTTTGTATAAAAGTTGACAGGGAGGAGAGACCTGACGTTGACAAAGTCTACATGACGTTTGTACAGGTTTGGTCCACCGTGAAGGCAGACTGGTCTAATTTGCCACTGTGTACTATTTTCAGCAAATTAAATTTCTGTTAAAGGCAATGCCATATTTtaagtttttcttcttttctgtcttgTTCATTAGGCAACTAGTGGAGGTGGTGGCTGGCCGATGAGCGTATGGCTTACTCCAGATCTCAGACCATTCATAGGAGGCACATATTTCCCTCCAAGAGACAGTGGGAGAAGACCTGGATTTAAAACTATACTTTTGCGGATTATGGAACAGGTACAGTGTAAATTGTCTGCAAACTAGTGCATTACACAAGTGAAGGTTTAGTATGCTCAGTTTTGCCACAGCTACTTCTGTCGTAGATAATGGTCTCTTATGAGCTGTTTAATTCTGCTGCCTTTTTAGAGTTTCAATGAAATAGCAGATACATGTTGTCGGTTTCTGGATTACATTCAAATGGCTGGTTGTATTTGTCTCAGTGGCAGAATAACAGAGATGCACTGGAGTCCAGTGGAGAACGGGTGGTGGACGCTCTGCGGAAGGGCACATCCTTCTCAGCCAGCCCAGGAGAAACGCTGCCGTCAGGCCCAGATGTTGCCAACAGATGTTTCCAGCAGCTGGCTCACTCATATGAAGAGGAGTATGGAGGATTTCGAGATGCACCCAAATTCCCCACACCAGGTAAATAGATGCTAAAAAGATCAGAAAATGGTACACATCTGAATCACTAGACGCTGAAGTAAAATTCAAGTATTATTGATCAGACCATTTCTGGTATGCGGTTTAAAGGAGATTCCTAAAACTCTGTTGGATGAAGAAGTTTATGACTTCGGTTTTACTAGTTGACTAGTTATTCAAATAAAGTAGTCGACTAGTCTTGAATGTTCTGGACGTCTGTGAGAAGCTTTGTAAGAGGAGATGGGATGGTAGATGCTGTGGTTAAAGGTATGAGTTTTTGTTGTACTTCGGTAAGTTTCAGCCTCAGGCACTCTTCCCCAGGCTGATTGATGTAAAATGCACACTAAAATCACCACAGCTCGCAGACTCTCACTTCTCATTGAAAATTTAAACCAGCTTTGACTATCTGGATTTCTGTCTAGTGGTTTATCAGCCTGATGGGgaataaataacttttttgttAGTTTGATGATCACATATAGCATTAAACAGTCTGTGATTGCTTGATTTGCATGTCAGTTAAATGGCCCTTTCCTATCAGAGACAGCAGTTCTCAGAAACTAGTTTGTCTTATGAGCCTGTATTTCAGTGCAGTCTTACTCAGCTTGCAGCAGAATTAGTTTCAGGTCATGTAGCGTTGCCACACTAACGAAGTACCTTGGGTTTTGTGTTTAGCaaaaaaaagtgtatatatactTTTCCTTTCCTGCCTATTTACTGCAGATTTTTAACCCCCACTGTATTCCAAGAACTGCCCTTGACTGCTGACCACAGCGCCAGCTAGTGGAATTATAGTTGACTAGACAGTGCAACCCCTAGTAAGCTTCTTCtcagttaagttaagtgatactttattgatcccacaaccggggaaattccacctccgcatttaacccatccatgatgtgaaacaccacatacacactagtgaatacacacacactagggggcagtgagcacacttgcccggagcggtgggcagccctatctacagcgcccggggagcagttgggagttaggtgtcttgctcaaggacacctcagtcatggactgtcagccctggggatcgaaccagcaacctgccagctccctaacctccagcccacgactgccccaatgcCTCAGTGTTGTACTGATTGTAATTTCATGCAGAGTGAccctctgtgtttctgtgttacAGTGAACCTGATGTTCCTGATGTCATTTTGGGCAGTAAATCGTGCTTCCACTGAGGGAGCAGAGGCATTGCAGATGACTCTCCACACCCTCAGAATGATGGCTTTAGGGGGAATTCATGATCATGTGGCTCAGGTAATCCACAGGAAAATAAAATTGTATCGAGCTCCACAGTTTGCccaatttctttttctttctgcttttgtctttctttctttcatctgtCTCAGGGTTTTCACAGATACTCTACAGACTCCTCTTGGCATGTGCCCCATTTTGAGAAGATGCTGTATGATCAGGCCCAGCTGGCGGTTGCCTACATCACTGCCTACCaggtgtgtgagtttgtgtgagtgtaggtTCTTCTCTAAAGGCTGCCTTTTCCCCCAACACCGCATATATTTGGTTTCACTGACTTGCATGAATGTCAGCGCTGTCAAAAGATTTCTTTGCAactaatcacattattttatgtagttaattgtaattaatcacatttgtcttgtttggtgaaatctgacctgAAATAAGGAGTGCATTTTATTATGTGTATATGAGTGAAcaaattcatatatttattacttttagtaattcagtaatttatttttatcacaTGAATGCAGGGTTCGCTTGAACATGAAAATCATTTCCATAGAATGAACTAAGTGTTGTATCATTGATTTCCAGCGAGAGCAACAATGGCTGCATGTTCTAACCAGTAAGTGTATATGTCATGTATACAGAGtatatgcagaagtttgggccCCCtgtttaaatgacatgtttagttaattttctaagtgaaataagttaacacatcttctacagagaatacacatttaatgcacaattattgtttcatttaacaTCTTGGGGAAAAATATATACCATagtattatttttctgtttcgTTCAATACAACATGTAATGTGATCTGTgtattcaaacctttgcatatgactgtatcatGTCAATGGTTCCAACTCCTCCACAGTTGCAGCCATCTTGCACTCACTCAAAATTTTGTTATAGTGGAGGCTTAAGGGTAACTAGCTTTCCCATAGGTCTTCTATGTCCACTCCCAAATTACTGATATTGCATCagtgatatgttttgttttggtgataacaaaaaaaataaataattgcattGTGGAAATAACTTTTAGCAAGAGAGCCATTAACAGAACTTGTCCTTTACAAGCTGCATTTGAGCAAGACATAGGCTACATTCGTATTACAAGCCTTAATGATTCACATTTGTGTTGGTGAGttactcaaatctgtcattaatgttaaTCAACcagtgtcctgaaatgacctgtATGCACCAATCCTAATCAATAATATCATGTGAAAGAACTACATGCATCATGCATAGCAAACAATTAAATTAGGTCAGTTGGGTCAACAAAAGGGTCAGTTGGTTTTGCGCTGTTTATTGACACTAACTTCAGGTTAGGCGCTGCTTCCACATAAACACtgaaacagtgtaaaaaaatcatgaattccAATATGACCTTTCTCATTACTGGGTTGCATGGCCATGAATCTGATATGTATCCCATCTAGGGCCATATACAAAAGTGGCTCAGATCTCATTTGAAAAGTCATATTTTCAGGTCCACACAGCTCTTAAAAAATCATATTAAGTCATATTAAGTTGTGCCACTTCATGCTGGTAATGTGACTCTAGCCATAGCAACACATAatgagcagctgggcttcagcctatATTACTATGGGCGGTTTAGTGGGTCCAAGTAGGAAAATGCATTGACTGCATTAGAAACATTAATAACTTTTAGAATTTACTGTGTTGTAAGCATGTTAACCTTGACGACACCAATGCACATATACTCTCACTATTACTATAGACTGGAGGTAGACGCACATCCGAAAAAAATCATGTATTAACATATAATAGAAAGTAGCATGGAAGTACTGATTATTTTTCagttctcttctgttttttttagaaTCTTTAAACAACCTTAAAGATTTAATAAATTGGGCATGTTGAAAACGGAGCTTGTTCACTTGGATAAAGGTCACTTGACTCACTTGGTTTCGctaaatctgtaaaaaaaagcacaacatCTCAGTATTTCGCTTTATACTTGTTGTAACAGTGCTGTGGTACGGttgctgtttctctctgtagGTGTCTGGAGAGCACCTTTTTGCAGATGTTGCCATCGATGTGTTGCAGTACGTCTCCAGAGACCTTAGCCACAAGGTGTGCCATCTTCCTACTCATTAGTAATTGCTTTCCATAGCCTTGCTGAGTTGGCACCATACAAAAAGCCACCAGGTCTGTGGCCATTTTGAGGTCAGCCCACCTCCATGCAGTGGCAGAGCACAGTGGCCATTTTGTGATGATGAATGGTCCGCTTCCAGTGAATGAAAAGCACAATTGAAATCCCTTGAATGATTAGGATTTTATTTCTCATGATTTATGAACTAATTAGGTGTTAAGAGAATTCATCATTGTGCTAATGTACTGTAGGCTATAGATTCTGTATGTTCTTGTATGTGGGGGCCTTTGGTGGAGGTCAGCTTCTGTGACTGCTGAACGCACTATTATAAGAGAGCAAGACCAGAGGTCACTTTAGAAAATGCAGCGTTAAATGCTgctatgtttaaaatgtttttaataattgcATGGTTGCTTTAACACTCTGCTGCCTCCTACAGTCTGGAGGCTTCTACAGTGCTGAGGATGCAGACTCGCTGCCCACACCTGAGTCCAGTGAGAAGAGAGAAGGCGCATTCTGTGTTTGGACAGCTGGAGAGGTCAGGGAGCTGCTCTCAGATACGGTGGAGGGGGCCACTGAGGGTGCGACACAGGCTGACATCTTCATGCATCATTATGGTGTGAAAGACCAAGGCAATGTGGAGCTAGAACAGGTGTGCATAATGTCTTGCTGGTAACCAAGCAAAAAAGTGTTAACATGATTTCATCTTACAGAatgaaggttttcattctaCTTTTTTAATAAGCATATACAGTAgtgttcaaaagtcagagaccatccttcatgtGTTTCATTTGTTACTTTAGTCAGTTATTAGATATTAATTTTCAGTGTCTGGGAATCGGTAATcatataataaagtaataaatgacacaatattacatttaaatacaatgtaatttttaagtatttaaggTGTCCATCCTTTGCCTTTAAAACAGCTGCCAAGAGGtttgctttcaatttttcaaagaaatcctcagggatatttttccacatccaaagttcagtcgtagaagttgattgcattttctacttctcacaatccaagttatcccaaacacattcaatgtcactgaggtctgaactctggggtggtcagtccatcattttgggagcaccagcagcttctgtatttgatttgcaatttttcttcttttttgtctgtctccttttctcagtaacgacttcttaacagctacatgtcctttcagactcatagtgctgaatTGTCTTCCcacagtgggaggatggacagaaagacctgtggattgtttcagatctgaagcaaaattGAGGCTTcattttctccactctctcaaagatggTGATAGTTGTGGTGGTCTAAAAGGTCTTGCTCAGTTGTTAGgaatcacattttctctgtgtcttttaagaattttttgaactctagttCCTTTGACTTTTTCCCCTTTCCTTATATAAGTGgaatatcttatatctaatctccacagaagtatctcctgaaaaaatgaacagcaCATACTTAAAGGcctgaaagtaaataaataaagggtggtctttgcACAGTGTTGTATGAATAGTCAAACTGTCATTTTTCTTCCTACTTTGCCTGTAATAAGAATGTGTCCTCCTTCTGCGGCTTCTgcttatcttttctttttcggGTGTCTGCAGGACCCACATGGTGAGTTGCAGGGCCAGAATGTGCTGATAGTGCGGTATTCAGTAGAGCTCACTGCTGCTCGCTTTGGCCTCAGTGTGGAAAGACTGACTGAAGTGCTTGCCAGTGCTAGGAcaaaacttgctgaagtgcGCAGAGCACGCCCTCCACCTCATCTGGACACTAAGATGCTGGCCTCCTGGAATGGTACAACCCTACAACCTATTTAATGTGCCCTCTTTTTATTCTTATCATTAAGGCAGGAAGTATAGTCATCAGTGAAGTGTGGTAAACTGGGCACTTTGCTAATTAGTGTTCTTAATTACTTTCCATAGAATGCTTCCTAATCAAAATACCCATCAATTAATAAGTAAAATGCTGACGCATGAATAAAACAAGCCATAGGTATAGCCCTGGAGGACTCAGCTTGCCCACTCAAACCCACTCGATTATTGATCGTGGTAGGCCAACAATGCCATTGCAAATGCAATGCTGTGATATTGTTTTCACTAATAGCACCGCTGCTGTGAGCATTCTCTGGAGATTGGCTTGCTGAGAAATGTGAGGCCAAGTTTTTGAAAGCTCTTTGAGAAGCTTTCTGTACTGTGTGCCCTCCCAATGAAAAGCTATCAAAACCTTCACAGGGTTCCCTGGCCCTTTCAGAGCCCCCTACATGTCTAACACTGCTCATAGTGACTAATGAAGTGATATTTTAATTGAAGAAAGATGGAGACATTGTTTAATCACAGTGGTCCTTAGTGTGCTGCACTCCATTACTTTGCTAATTCACTAAGACTGTGTATCTCTACCTGCAAAGTAGCTCACATTAATCAAAGATGATGGGGCCCCTCTCACATTTCTATGGGCTAATGGAACGCTCTGACAGGCGTATTGTTAGTGATCCTGAGCTCACACAGCCTGTGTTTCTTCAGATCAAATATCCCTCAGCAACGCTCCTCTTTTCTAAGTAGCACCGTGGCAATTCTTTAAGTATTGTGTTTAATGTAGATATGAATGGAGTAGCACCATTAAAGAGACAACATGCTGACAGAAGGGCAGTTTGTAGGcttatctcttttctctttttgctaTTAAGTTTCCACAGATATTTTATAGGTAAAATATCCTGCTGATGAAGCATTAATGTAGCCTTCTTATaagacatttattttgtttgattaCAGCAAACCTATACCTGTAGTGTGATAGGAATTTTtaggactggactggactggtaAACCTGATCACTTAACACCATCATtggttaaaataacaaaaacacatcagtGCATCCAAACTTGACCTAGAGTGAGGTTATAACACAATATGACTTTGTTATAACTCTCAGCATAATACTGACCTGATTCTTACACAGTTTCtgctatttatttttgttatttattttgactCAGAATTGACAATGATCCTCAAATGACTGTCATATCAGTTAAACCACttaattaaattcaattaattAGAACTATTGGAATATGCTgcatttttgtccatataaaTTAGAGCAGTGATCATGgaattggctgttttttttttacatgaacataTGAAACAACCTAGTATACCTCCAGTACTTTCTATTGGCAGAGTTGTTACATATATAACAGTATTTCATCTTTTAAAAATCAGTATATAATTACACTACAACATTTTGGTGTAGTGTAGCAACAACATCCAAATACAGCACGAATGCCTGTATCTGACTCATGTTATTTATGTTATAAAATTGCAGAACAgattaaacaaaatatatataaatatataataaattggCCGATTGCCTGTTGTGTATTTGGAGCAAAGATCTGTTGATTCTGATTGTGGTTGATTTCAGTTGTGTATCCCTATAAAATGAATTCTCAACACTTTAGCTTCTAATGTACTGGACAAAATTTCTTTAAGTAACGATTGGTGGCAAACTGTTCATGTTGGTCTAGCCCTAATATGTATGAATAATCTCACTGTATAAGGCTGATTGATGTGGTGTAGCTCTAGAGCTCAGCaatatgtcaaaaatgtaaTGTCACAACACTTCACAAAGTTTTTGCTATACATGATATgtcaaaaatggtcataaaataCTAGCAAAAATGATTTGTAGTCAAGTTggtgctctctttgtaatgagaCATGCAGTAGGAAAGTGTTTAAATATTCTGATAATATCCACAATATGATATGAAAAGAAttctgtgacataatttatcccAATAATGATAAACATTGCCATATTGTCCTGCCCTATGTAGCTCCACAAAAAATgcatggatttatttatttatttatttttttgtgctcCCTCTGTCTTAGGGCTGATGCTGTCAGGGTTTGCACGGGTTGGGGCTGTGTTGGGGGACAAGGCCCTGCTCCAGAGAGCAGAGCAGGCTGCACAGTTTCTCCGAGAGCATTTGTGGGATGAAGAGAGACAGCGGATGCTGCACTCCTGCTATC
This portion of the Pygocentrus nattereri isolate fPygNat1 chromosome 13, fPygNat1.pri, whole genome shotgun sequence genome encodes:
- the spata20 gene encoding spermatogenesis-associated protein 20 isoform X1, yielding MLRLAWTRSPSSSRRFGPSRLLSGAFLRKDRARSHSLFNRRVSEPTPTHDIDSYPKLLNFRSSQGSFRAPGAACFSMASGGDRQETVRPPTHMNRLSKERSPYLLQHAHNPVDWFPWGKEAFDKAKSEDKPIFLSVGYSTCHWCHVMERESFEDEEIGKILSDNFVCIKVDREERPDVDKVYMTFVQATSGGGGWPMSVWLTPDLRPFIGGTYFPPRDSGRRPGFKTILLRIMEQWQNNRDALESSGERVVDALRKGTSFSASPGETLPSGPDVANRCFQQLAHSYEEEYGGFRDAPKFPTPVNLMFLMSFWAVNRASTEGAEALQMTLHTLRMMALGGIHDHVAQGFHRYSTDSSWHVPHFEKMLYDQAQLAVAYITAYQVSGEHLFADVAIDVLQYVSRDLSHKSGGFYSAEDADSLPTPESSEKREGAFCVWTAGEVRELLSDTVEGATEGATQADIFMHHYGVKDQGNVELEQDPHGELQGQNVLIVRYSVELTAARFGLSVERLTEVLASARTKLAEVRRARPPPHLDTKMLASWNGLMLSGFARVGAVLGDKALLQRAEQAAQFLREHLWDEERQRMLHSCYRGDNMEVEQTSSPIAGFLDDYAFVVCGLLDLFEATQTVHWLQWAEELQHRQDQLFWDAQGSGYFSSDPSDPSLLLSLKQDQDGAEPSANSVSAVNLVRLSHLTGNDEWRQRSQQLLTAFTDRLVKVPIALPDMVRGLMAHHYPVKQIIICGQRDAEDTAGLIACVNSLFLPYKVLILADGNTEGFLYQKLPLLSSLIQQEGKATAYVCQDFACALPVTCPQELRRLLLE
- the spata20 gene encoding spermatogenesis-associated protein 20 isoform X2 codes for the protein MASGGDRQETVRPPTHMNRLSKERSPYLLQHAHNPVDWFPWGKEAFDKAKSEDKPIFLSVGYSTCHWCHVMERESFEDEEIGKILSDNFVCIKVDREERPDVDKVYMTFVQATSGGGGWPMSVWLTPDLRPFIGGTYFPPRDSGRRPGFKTILLRIMEQWQNNRDALESSGERVVDALRKGTSFSASPGETLPSGPDVANRCFQQLAHSYEEEYGGFRDAPKFPTPVNLMFLMSFWAVNRASTEGAEALQMTLHTLRMMALGGIHDHVAQGFHRYSTDSSWHVPHFEKMLYDQAQLAVAYITAYQVSGEHLFADVAIDVLQYVSRDLSHKSGGFYSAEDADSLPTPESSEKREGAFCVWTAGEVRELLSDTVEGATEGATQADIFMHHYGVKDQGNVELEQDPHGELQGQNVLIVRYSVELTAARFGLSVERLTEVLASARTKLAEVRRARPPPHLDTKMLASWNGLMLSGFARVGAVLGDKALLQRAEQAAQFLREHLWDEERQRMLHSCYRGDNMEVEQTSSPIAGFLDDYAFVVCGLLDLFEATQTVHWLQWAEELQHRQDQLFWDAQGSGYFSSDPSDPSLLLSLKQDQDGAEPSANSVSAVNLVRLSHLTGNDEWRQRSQQLLTAFTDRLVKVPIALPDMVRGLMAHHYPVKQIIICGQRDAEDTAGLIACVNSLFLPYKVLILADGNTEGFLYQKLPLLSSLIQQEGKATAYVCQDFACALPVTCPQELRRLLLE